The following coding sequences lie in one Phacochoerus africanus isolate WHEZ1 chromosome 12, ROS_Pafr_v1, whole genome shotgun sequence genomic window:
- the LOC125113011 gene encoding LOW QUALITY PROTEIN: deuterosome assembly protein 1-like (The sequence of the model RefSeq protein was modified relative to this genomic sequence to represent the inferred CDS: deleted 1 base in 1 codon), with amino-acid sequence MWALETRLDLRDQELANAQTCLDQKGQEVGLLRQKLDSLEKCNLAMTQNYEGQLQTLKAQFSKLTNSFEKLRLHQMKQNKFRRKEVSHLREEIPFEMSNLNQKLEEFRAKSREWDKQEILYQTHLVSLDAQQKLVSEKCNQFQKQAQSYQTQLNGKKQGIEDSSSEIPQLLCEPDHSCETTERDEFIIEKLKSAVSEIALSRNKLQDENQKLLQELKMDQRQSSGVERDITLALEQEEEAPWAVLEKADSLLEGLIQLGQDVVGA; translated from the exons ATGTGGGCTCTGGAGACAAGATTAGATCTCCGGGATCAAGAGTTGGCAAATGCACAAACTTGTTTGGATCAGAAAGGTCAAGAGGTGGGGTTACTTAGACAGAAGTTGGACAGTTTGGAAAAGTGTAACTTAGCAATGACTCAGAATTATGAAGGACAACTACAAACCCTAAAAGCTCAATTTTCCAAACTAACTAATAGCTTTGAAAAGCTGAGATTACACcagatgaaacaaaataaatttcgACGAAAAGAAGTATCACACCTCAGAGAAGAAATACCCTTTGAAATGAGCAATTTGAACCAGAAATTAGAGGAATTTAGAGCAAAGTCAAGAGAATGGGACAAGCAGGAGATCCTATATCAGACTCATCTGGTTTCTTTAGATGCTCAACAAAAATTGGTATCTGAGAAGTGTAATCAATTTCAGAAACAAGCACAAAGTTACCAAACTCAACTAAATGGT AAAAAACAGGGCATAGAAGACAGCAGCTCTGAAATTCCTCAGTTGCTATGTGAACCAGATCACAGTTGTGAAACCACTGAAAGAGATGAGTtcattattgaaaaattaaaatcagctgTGAGTGAAATAGCATTAAGCAGGAATAAGCTACAAGATGAAAATCAGAAGCTCTTACAAGAACTGAAAATGGACCAAAGACAGTCTAGT GGAGTCGAGAGGGATATAACTTTGGCActggagcaggaagaggaggcgCCTTGGGCAGTGTTGGAGAAGGCTGATTCACTTCTGGAGGGTCTGATCCAGCTGGGCCAGGATGTGGTGGGCGCCTAG